Proteins co-encoded in one Capnocytophaga ochracea DSM 7271 genomic window:
- a CDS encoding MFS transporter: MKNSKIYPWIVVALLWVVALLNYLDRQMLSTMQESMKMDIKELAVGENFGRLMGVFLLIYGLMSPVAGIIADRVNRKWMIVGSLFVWSAVTYGMGYATTFNQVYWLRALMGLSEALYLATALSMIADYHTSKTRSLAIGIHMSGLYAGQALGGFGATIASNYTWHTVFHWFGMVGIVYAFFLVFTLFDIERKPQATTQTTSAPKNSLLSSLALVFGTFSFWILLFYFMASSFPGWGTKNWLPTLFATNLNVPMATAGPIATISIAISSFLGVLIGGTLSDRWVQTNIKARIYTSTIGLGLTIPALILIGFGESYVAMIGATLLFGIGYGMFDTNNMPILCQIIPQQQRATAYGIMNMGGVFSGYAVTLMLGTSTDAGNLGADFSKLSVIILIAIVLMLLFLKPKRELCGE; encoded by the coding sequence ATGAAAAACAGTAAAATATACCCTTGGATAGTAGTGGCATTGCTATGGGTGGTGGCACTACTCAATTATTTAGATCGACAAATGCTCTCCACGATGCAGGAGTCGATGAAAATGGACATCAAAGAGCTTGCTGTGGGAGAAAACTTTGGTAGGTTGATGGGAGTGTTCCTTCTTATCTACGGATTGATGAGCCCTGTGGCTGGTATTATTGCCGACCGCGTGAATCGCAAGTGGATGATTGTAGGAAGCCTGTTTGTATGGTCGGCAGTAACTTATGGTATGGGTTATGCGACAACCTTTAATCAGGTGTATTGGCTACGTGCCTTAATGGGACTCAGTGAGGCGCTTTACTTAGCTACTGCTCTTTCTATGATAGCCGATTACCATACTTCAAAAACACGCTCTTTGGCTATAGGTATTCATATGTCGGGGCTTTATGCAGGACAAGCCTTAGGAGGCTTTGGTGCTACTATTGCCTCTAACTATACTTGGCATACTGTGTTTCACTGGTTTGGTATGGTAGGGATAGTGTATGCTTTTTTCTTGGTATTTACTCTCTTTGATATAGAGCGTAAACCACAAGCAACTACACAAACAACATCAGCACCGAAAAACTCATTGTTGTCGTCGCTTGCCCTTGTGTTTGGCACTTTCTCTTTCTGGATACTCTTGTTCTACTTTATGGCATCGAGCTTTCCAGGCTGGGGAACTAAGAACTGGTTGCCTACGCTCTTTGCAACCAACTTAAATGTACCGATGGCTACCGCAGGACCTATAGCAACAATTTCTATCGCTATATCTTCTTTCTTAGGCGTGCTCATAGGAGGTACATTGTCCGACCGCTGGGTACAGACAAATATCAAGGCGCGCATCTATACTAGTACTATTGGTTTAGGGCTTACCATTCCTGCCTTGATACTCATAGGCTTTGGAGAGTCGTATGTAGCAATGATAGGGGCAACCTTGCTTTTTGGTATTGGTTACGGAATGTTTGATACCAACAATATGCCTATCTTATGCCAAATTATTCCACAACAGCAACGCGCTACGGCTTATGGCATTATGAATATGGGAGGCGTATTTTCGGGCTATGCTGTTACCTTAATGCTTGGTACTTCTACCGATGCGGGTAACTTAGGAGCTGATTTTAGCAAACTCTCGGTGATTATCTTAATAGCCATTGTACTGATGTTGCTATTCTTAAAACCTAAGAGAGAATTGTGTGGAGAATAA
- a CDS encoding cyclically-permuted mutarotase family protein, whose amino-acid sequence MVNDKKQIMNRKTLTKSKLLCQSFLPVRLAPLAKSALFVLSLTACTETQKEQPMKINITTLTTQGLEGDLQKGVSASYAALLNGELLVAGGCNFPDKLGFEGGKKVFYDEILHFNKTQNEWQTVGKLPEAAAYGVSVAIPAGYLWIGGQTATHSLANCYKVQYSKEKGITLTSFPSLPEPLDNFAGASIGSKVFVAGGSASGKPSNKLYYIDTATDKEWHRLPDFPEEPSVQPVLVAMEQEGDTHLFLLGGFFGGDTTRVPALSTAVWRYSVQQQQWQKVATQGSPDKVPFSLTGATALAIDNRYIACFGGVNATLFLKTITDLYDIGRDTTLTDETRKQKNYDYMLHYMTQPIEYYRFNKECYLFDTHTQEWSVLDTQTDFARAGATLVGSPDEFYLVQGELKPGVRSNKTFKVVVK is encoded by the coding sequence ATGGTTAATGATAAAAAACAAATAATGAACAGAAAAACTTTGACAAAGTCTAAGCTACTTTGCCAAAGTTTCCTGCCCGTGCGGCTCGCACCTTTGGCAAAGTCTGCTCTATTCGTTTTATCTCTGACGGCTTGTACAGAAACCCAAAAAGAACAACCTATGAAAATTAATATTACAACACTTACCACCCAAGGCTTGGAAGGCGATTTGCAGAAAGGCGTTTCGGCTTCTTATGCTGCCCTGCTCAATGGTGAATTATTGGTAGCAGGAGGGTGTAACTTCCCTGATAAATTGGGTTTTGAAGGCGGAAAGAAAGTGTTTTACGATGAAATACTTCACTTCAATAAAACACAAAACGAATGGCAAACAGTGGGCAAGCTTCCTGAGGCAGCAGCTTATGGGGTATCGGTAGCGATTCCTGCTGGCTATCTGTGGATAGGAGGACAAACGGCTACACACTCTTTAGCTAATTGCTATAAGGTGCAGTATTCAAAAGAAAAAGGCATTACACTTACTTCTTTTCCTTCTTTGCCTGAACCACTCGACAACTTTGCAGGAGCGAGCATAGGTAGCAAGGTGTTTGTAGCAGGAGGTAGTGCTTCGGGAAAGCCCTCTAACAAACTGTATTATATCGATACTGCTACTGATAAAGAGTGGCATCGCTTGCCTGATTTCCCCGAAGAGCCCAGTGTACAACCTGTATTAGTAGCGATGGAACAAGAGGGTGATACACACTTATTCTTGTTAGGAGGCTTTTTCGGAGGGGATACTACCCGCGTGCCTGCCCTCTCTACTGCTGTGTGGAGGTATAGTGTGCAACAACAGCAATGGCAAAAAGTAGCTACACAAGGAAGTCCTGATAAAGTGCCATTTTCGCTCACAGGAGCTACAGCTTTGGCTATTGATAACCGCTATATTGCTTGTTTTGGAGGTGTAAATGCAACACTTTTCTTAAAAACCATCACCGACCTCTATGACATAGGTCGAGATACTACCCTCACTGATGAGACACGCAAGCAGAAAAACTACGACTATATGTTGCATTATATGACACAGCCTATTGAGTACTATCGTTTCAATAAAGAGTGTTATCTGTTCGATACTCACACGCAAGAGTGGTCGGTGCTCGATACACAAACTGATTTTGCTCGAGCAGGTGCTACCTTAGTAGGTTCTCCAGATGAGTTTTACCTCGTGCAAGGAGAACTAAAACCCGGTGTACGTAGTAATAAAACTTTTAAAGTTGTGGTAAAATAG
- a CDS encoding AGE family epimerase/isomerase, whose translation MDFKQLEKQYRDELLQNVIPFWLEKSQDKEYGGYFTCLDRQGNVFDTDKFIWLQGREVWFFAMLYNRVEKRQEWLDCAIQGAEFLKKYGHDGNLNWYFSLDRQGNPLVEPYNIFSYTFATMAFGQLSIATGNQEYADIAKRTFDIILSKQDNPKGKWSKAYPGTRSLKNFALPMILCNLALEIEPLLDEAFIEKTMDTCIHEVMDVFLRPELGGIVVENVNADGSLSDTFEGRQLTPGHAIEAMWFIMDLGKRLNRPELIEKAVQTTLKMIDYGWDKQYGGIYYFMDRKGCPPQQLEWDQKLWWVHIETLISLIKGYQLTGNKECLQWFEKVHHYTWEHFKDPKHREWWGYLNRQGEVLLDLKGGKWKGCFHVPRGLYQVWKTIAMING comes from the coding sequence ATGGATTTTAAACAATTAGAAAAACAATATCGCGATGAATTGTTACAAAACGTGATTCCGTTTTGGTTAGAGAAATCGCAAGACAAAGAATATGGTGGTTATTTTACTTGTCTTGACCGCCAAGGAAATGTATTTGATACCGATAAGTTTATTTGGTTACAAGGGCGTGAAGTATGGTTCTTTGCAATGCTTTATAACCGTGTAGAAAAACGACAAGAATGGTTGGATTGCGCTATACAAGGAGCAGAGTTCCTCAAAAAATACGGACACGACGGAAACCTAAACTGGTATTTTTCATTAGACCGACAAGGTAACCCTCTTGTGGAACCATATAATATTTTCTCTTATACCTTTGCTACGATGGCTTTCGGTCAGTTGAGCATTGCCACAGGCAATCAGGAATATGCCGATATAGCCAAACGCACTTTTGATATTATCCTTTCTAAACAAGATAATCCTAAGGGGAAATGGAGCAAAGCCTACCCAGGCACTCGTTCGCTTAAAAACTTTGCCTTGCCTATGATTCTCTGTAATTTGGCATTGGAGATAGAACCCTTATTGGACGAGGCTTTCATCGAGAAAACGATGGATACTTGTATTCACGAAGTAATGGACGTATTTTTACGCCCTGAACTGGGTGGCATCGTAGTAGAAAATGTAAATGCTGATGGTTCGCTATCTGATACTTTTGAAGGTCGTCAGCTTACCCCCGGTCACGCCATTGAGGCAATGTGGTTTATAATGGACTTAGGCAAACGTCTCAATCGTCCTGAGCTTATCGAAAAGGCGGTGCAAACTACCCTAAAAATGATTGACTACGGTTGGGATAAACAGTATGGCGGTATCTACTACTTTATGGATAGAAAAGGCTGTCCGCCCCAACAATTAGAATGGGATCAGAAACTGTGGTGGGTACATATAGAAACGCTTATTTCGCTGATAAAAGGATATCAACTCACTGGTAATAAAGAGTGCTTGCAGTGGTTTGAGAAAGTGCATCATTACACTTGGGAACATTTTAAAGACCCTAAACACCGCGAATGGTGGGGGTACCTCAATCGCCAAGGCGAAGTGCTTTTAGACCTCAAAGGCGGTAAATGGAAAGGCTGTTTCCACGTACCACGTGGCTTATATCAAGTGTGGAAAACAATTGCAATGATTAATGGTTAA